Proteins from one Hyperolius riggenbachi isolate aHypRig1 chromosome 4, aHypRig1.pri, whole genome shotgun sequence genomic window:
- the SOX7 gene encoding transcription factor SOX-7 produces MTALMGSYSWSEGLDCSTMDGDLSDGLSPHRSPREKGSETRIRRPMNAFMVWAKDERKRLAVQNPDLHNAELSKMLGKSWKALTPSQKKPYVEEAERLRVQHMQDYPNYKYRPRRKKQIKRICKRVDTGFLLSSLSRDQNSVPESRACRTSGDKEDSAIYSSGSALQDIRTYRESQSGVSKHEQTYPYGLPTPPEMSPLEVIDQEQSFYPSSCPEDHHHHHPHHHTHLNGTTYPPEYTRSPILCSHLSQMPLSQPGPSMIPPSCPPAYFSPSYTSMHHHAYHGHAHLGQLSPPPDHPSYDSIEHISQAELLEDMDRNEFDQYLNTSLGEATEMTVSGHVQVSQAVDLQQQPETSLISVLADATATYYNSYSVS; encoded by the exons ATGACCGCACTCATGGGCTCTTACTCCTGGTCAGAAGGCTTGGACTGCTCCACCATGGATGGGGACCTCTCTGACGGACTGTCCCCTCACAGGTCACCGCGGGAGAAGGGCTCGGAGACTCGGATCAGGAGACCCATGAACGCCTTTATGGTTTGGGCAAAGGACGAGAGGAAGAGGCTGGCGGTGCAGAACCCGGACCTTCACAACGCCGAACTCAGCAAGATGCTTG GGAAATCCTGGAAGGCCCTGACCCCATCTCAGAAGAAGCCTTATGTGGAAGAAGCTGAGAGGTTGAGAGTCCAGCACATGCAGGATTACCCCAACTACAAGTACAGGCCGAGGAGAAAGAAGCAGATCAAGAGGATCTGCAAGAGGGTGGACACTGGCTTCCTGCTCAGCAGCCTGTCCAGGGATCAGAATtctgttccagagagtagggcctGCAGAACCTCTGGAGATAAGGAGGACAGTGCTATTTATTCTTCTGGTTCAGCTCTGCAGGACATCAGAACTTACAGAGAGTCTCAAAGTGGTGTCAGCAAACACGAACAGACCTATCCATATGGGCTTCCAACTCCACCAGAGATGTCACCTTTGGAAGTCATTGACCAAGAGCAGAGCTTCTACCCTTCCTCCTGTCCTGAAgaccaccaccatcatcatccTCACCACCACACTCACCTCAatggcaccacctacccacctgAGTACACAAGAAGTCCCATCCTGTGCAGTCACCTGAGTCAAATGCCCCTCAGCCAGCCTGGGCCATCAATGATCCCACCCAGCTGCCCCCCAGCCTACTTTAGCCCCAGTTATACCTCCATGCACCATCATGCCTACCATGGTCATGCACATCTTGGCCAGCTCTCGCCTCCACCTGACCACCCGTCCTATGACAGCATTGAGCACATCAGCCAAGCGGAACTCCTGGAGGACATGGACAGGAATGAGTTTGACCAGTACTTAAATACGTCCCTAGGGGAGGCCACTGAAATGACTGTCAGTGGACATGTCCAGGTGTCTCAGGCTGTAGACCTGCAGCAACAGCCAGAGACCAGCCTTATATCAGTCCTAGCAGATGCCACAGCGACATACTATAACAGCTACAGCGTTTCATAG